In Chanodichthys erythropterus isolate Z2021 chromosome 11, ASM2448905v1, whole genome shotgun sequence, a single window of DNA contains:
- the mrpl52 gene encoding 39S ribosomal protein L52, mitochondrial, whose protein sequence is MAASLRTFCIAVSRKSVRPFSSTCVTHAGKKWRLENGLARSGSEYGPLTDLPDWSFADGRPAPPLKGQIRRQKQREEFARRAVYLNAEVDEGMKQWHERKEVEKQKEEHVKSLLLKPKGNLLLKNKK, encoded by the exons TGTCTAGGAAGTCTGTACGCCCATTTTCATCGACGTGTGTGACCCATGCAGGAAAGAAGTGGAGACTGGA AAATGGTTTGGCACGTAGTGGATCAGAGTACGGACCATTAACAGATCTACCCGACTGGTCATTTGCAG ATGGAAGGCCTGCACCTCCACTAAAAGGACAGATCCGCAGACAAAAGCAAAGAGAGGAGTTTGCT AGAAGAGCAGTGTATCTCAACGCAGAGGTGGATGAAGGGATGAAGCAATGGCATGAAAGGAAGGAAGTGGAGAAACAGAAAGAAGAGCATGTGAAATCATTATTGTTGAAACCTAAAggaaatttattattaaaaaacaaaaaataa